In Fusarium oxysporum f. sp. lycopersici 4287 chromosome 12, whole genome shotgun sequence, one DNA window encodes the following:
- a CDS encoding hypothetical protein (At least one base has a quality score < 10), whose product MANFYMVSCSKEEKDLLGTFATVLTTSITQFSRIPRPSRKSTSSETAKMESVRRRRRPAVSCDLCRKRKMRCNRGSPCSNCMRARKGDCVYENPPPAERSTTGQDHVADTGGDFNAFLSLPTPEDLVASANSGLPGVSTGAASSSTGAPTPVSQSSVQELGILRNRVCQLESQLSSTTAVPSQSHVSTPASTLETSSSRLGGTFHLHSQGQHVGALATPRAISHKSRFFGQSHFVCGLPLLRDIIEAIDQYATETSGLVVAVQKCKTMAKRIKALRAPAWPTPLTTELASKAVCDSLVECYLKGIEKVYRILHIPTFRNKYDALWTADVESDRDFVAQLKLVLALGATTYDDNFSLRASAVQWIYEVQTWISEPEFKSRLGVQFLQTNILLVLAREMVSVGGESSWIACGSLLRTAVSMGLHRDPALLSKTTTMACEMRRRLWNTILELCLQSSLSSGGPPMITEGEFDTEPPGNFDDDQIIIDSATPRPDNVLTQVSTPRALRMTFASRLKVVKLLNDLRSGESYQETLRLDAELKASYKEANRVLKDCKKGQNSPTEFELSVGDFIMRRYLCALHFPYYGLSLQEPSYAFSRKMTVESAFRMWSTVSSDSAGGATSPDKQQFARLVTCSSGFFRLSAWQSSILLVLELRSTVQEDDGFSLAPVRPDLLNVMEDSKSWNLRTIEAGETNIKGYLMLSILMAQIKGIMRHLSETEIVESIVKAGEEAMQDALVVFESLLAQLQPEGTEIQDLQEIDLTFMDDWDSLMVDDFLDDGVSDPMAWIF is encoded by the exons ATGGCCAACTTCTACATGGTTTCATGTAgcaaggaggagaaggaccTTCTTGGCACCTTTGCCACCGTTCTCACCACTTCAATTACACAATTCTCCCGCATCCCAAGGCCTTCTCGCaaatcaacatcatcagaGACCGCCAAAATGGAATCTGTGCGTCGACGACGAAGACCAGCTGT GTCCTGCGATCTTTGCCGGAAGCGCAAGATGCGCTGTAACCGAGGATCGCCGTGTAGCAATTGCATGCGCGCAAGAAAAGGCGATTGCGTCTACGAGAATCCCCCTCCAGCTGAAAGAAGCACAACAGGTCAAGATCATGTCGCCGATACTGGGGGAGACTTCAATGCATTTCTCTCATTACCAACACCTGAAGATCTTGTCGCAAGCGCAAACTCTGGATTACCTGGTGTGAGTACAGGAGcagcaagctcttcaacaggTGCGCCGACACCAGTCAGTCAATCGTCTGTTCAGGAACTCGGCATCCTTCGAAACAGAGTGTGTCAGCTCGAGAGCCAATTATCATCAACCACTGCAGTACCATCGCAATCGCATgtctcaacaccagcttcAACACTTGaaacctcatcatcaagattgGGCGGAACGTTTCACCTGCACTCTCAAGGACAACATGTTGGCGCATTAGCAACGCCTCGAGCCATCTCTCACAAGTCGCGGTTCTTCGGGCAAAGCCATTTTGTCTGTGGATTACCATTG CTCAGAGACATTATAGAAGCAATTGACCAGTACGCAACTGAGACCTCAGGTCTTGTTGTCGCAGTTCAAAAGTGCAAGACTATGGCAAAGCGCATCAAAGCACTACGTGCACCAGCATGGCCGACACCACTCACCACTGAATTGGCATCCAAAGCAGTTTGCGACAGTCTCGTCGAGTGTTACCTGAAAGGTATAGAGAAGGTGTATCGTATACTTCACATACCGACATTTAGGAACAAGTATGATGCTCTGTGGACCGCTGATGTTGAGTCAGATAGGGACTTTGTGGCTCAGCTCAAATTGGTGCTTGCGCTGGGCGCGACGACCTACGATGACAATTTCTCGTTACGAGCCTCGGCCGTTCAATGGATATACGAAGTTCAGACGTGGATATCAGAGCCAGAGTTCAAATCAAGACTTGGTGTTCAGTTTCTTCAGACAAATATTCTGCTTGTTCTTGCCCGGGAGATGGTCTCCGTGGGAGGGGAATCGTCCTGGATCGCATGCGGTTCACTCCTCAGGACCGCCGTGTCGATGGGTCTGCACAGAGATCCCGCACTGTTATCGAAAACTACGACAATGGCTTGTGAGATGCGACGAAGACTCTGGAACACGATACTGGAACTCTGCCTTCAGTCAAGTCTCTCGTCTGGTGGACCACCAATGATCACAGAAGGAGAGTTCGATACTGAGCCGCCTGGGAATTTTGACGATGACCAGATCATTATCGACAGTGCGACCCCTAGACCTGACAACGTCCTTACTCAAGTTTCGACGCCAAGGGCATTGCGAATGACATTTGCGTCTCGTCTCAAAGTTGTCAAGCTACTTAATGACCTCAGGTCTGGCGAATCATACCAAGAGACATTGCGTCTTGATGCAGAACTGAAAGCTTCATACAAGGAAGCCAATCGGGTGTTGAAGGACTGTAAGAAGGGCCAAAACTCACCAACGGAGTTTGAGCTTTCTGTAGGTGACTTCATCATGCGTCGGTATCTCTGCGCACTTCACTTTCCTTACTATGGACTCTCTTTACAAGAACCGAGCTATGCCTTCTCACGGAAGATGACGGTCGAGTCAGCTTTCAGAATGTGGTCCACTGTATCCTCAGATAGTGCCGGCGGGGCAACCTCTCCAGACAAGCAACAATTCGCGCGTCTCGTCACATGCAGCTCCGGGTTCTTTCGGCTCTCAGCATGGCAGTCCAGTATTTTACTCGTCCTCGAACTGAGGAGTACGGTCCAAGAGGACGATGGCTTTTCCTTGGCACCAGTACGACCAGACTTGTTGAACGTCATGGAGGACTCGAAATCATGGAACTTGCGAACCATTGAAGCGGGCGAGACGAATATTAAAGGCTATCTCATGCTATCGATCTTGATGGCACAAATCAAAGGCATCATGCGACACTTATCCGAAACTGAGATCGTTGAGTCCATAGTGAAAGCTGGTGAAGAGGCGATGCAAGACGCATTGGTAGTGTTTGAATCGCTTCTGGCTCAATTACAACCTGAAGGTACAGAGATTCAAGATTTACAGGAAATTGATCTTACCTTTATGGATGACTGGGATTCTCTG ATGGTTGACGATtttcttgatgatggagttTCGGATCCGATGGCATGGATATTTTGA